The following is a genomic window from Pseudomonas sp. FP2335.
AGTCAGCAAACACATCCCGCAGAAACCCCGGTGCGATATACCGGTGGTAATGCGCTTCGGACAGGATAAAAAACTCCCGGTCGATCGCATCGCGCAAATCCGGCAAGGCCCAGTCGCGAAATTCCGGCAACAGCACCATGCCATAGGCCTCCAGATTGGAGATCACCCGTGCGCCCCGGGCAATCAACTGGTACGCCCAGCAATACTCCGACTGGTGCGGTACGAAGCGAATCTTGCGCTGTTCCAGTTGAACGCGCAGGGT
Proteins encoded in this region:
- a CDS encoding DUF1289 domain-containing protein; protein product: MSNQAIKTPCVGLCSTVYGDLVCRGCKRFHHEVIQWNGYNEEEKRAVWLRLEQLLVQVMGGKVEVFDPKTLRVQLEQRKIRFVPHQSEYCWAYQLIARGARVISNLEAYGMVLLPEFRDWALPDLRDAIDREFFILSEAHYHRYIAPGFLRDVFAD